ggaaacccacattcccgagaaatgcgtttcggagatatgtgacctaacatgcaTGGCCTGGTTTACTCTTCGAGTTGATCAGTCAGacagtcgattctgtaaaaaaccggacctgtcaaatcttccggttaggtaCGAATAACGCGAAATAACGCTGTAAGAGTccggtattttgtgttttaattaagaatggagaatgctacactgacaagagcgtggtcctccgccaggtcttgatttgccttggcttacttGGAAGTCTCttaatagacttcggactcaggtgggccgaagtaaggataatttgttcaggtggggtttctcggatggctcggacttaaagtgcaagtgcgacACTGTTCCctaaacgatggaacatcttacatcgtgtcctgcatGCCCGAGGATCTAATAAgtgctgcagatagcgccatacttgttgccaagttttgggccgatgctatttagtttgccatcgacacgataagaagaagagcgtggttcttaaatgaTTGATGATTGTAGATTTAACtgcttagccggacaaatgggtgcGCTGAAGaccctcacccggtacaaaagcTCCGAGTATACCCttcgaaaatatacttagctACCTTCAACAAAATTAATACAGTTTTCAACTTTTGAGTTAACTTATAAATGATTAACAAAACAGACAGTCATAAGTATATTTCTGTTtaagtacaaaattaaaatacttaataaataaataatcgagGGACAAAATCACTTAATTACTACTCATTAAATATTTGTACAACTGTTTTGAACAGACTATGTATTTCTGTCACCCTTAGAATATGAATTATTAATGAtagttgtaggtacttacacagggtgttagtgacatcaaaacgaatactgagggggatggttcagaattcagaccgtgattctgagttcatatcaagtggacttaccgatgtaagtatgtagtcgtcacatgagccatgtcaggggcctttagcggctcaataattaaccttgagaccagggttgatgaggttggtaatccatctcataacccacacgttaagaagaaaatcaagtggaattttccgtcgcaaaattcgtgtattttttattcatcgttttaattaatatattcaattctatatttttgcgatatagaataccacttgatattaattcagaataatgagctgaatcatccctcttagtattcgttacgatgtcgcttaaaccccgtacgtacttacctttttttttttgtgacttattgtagatttgccgcagatggcattaactacttggccggacaaatggggagcgctgaaggctctcacccggtacacacGTACTTaccggtagccatacaagtaggtaggtatggctgttagtgacaccgtaacaaatactgagggggatgattcagaccatgattctgagttgatatcacgtagaATTTCCTACgcggaaaattcaagaaaatttttaatagtgtttttttttaaatattttgcagttccatacttttgcgacggcccttttacttacttacaaatggccccgattcctgcagacaactcctaattttattttaagttatttctgaggataagaaaatgacaggtataacttaaaataaacttagtatgGTGTGTATAGGAATCAGGACTATTGATTGATTATATTATCGTTTGACTATCTGTGTATTACATAAATGAATTAAATGTATCTGATTGGCATAAGGTCAAAAGCTGgtaccaacagtttaacgtgctgtccgaagcacggaaccattgtaaatttttcgaacaatcaggtaattttaagcctgcaatgtccttatcatACAGAtaacagtttcacaaagtaatttcgacaatttccccaacggaaatcgaacccggacctccagatctcaacccacgttctaaccactagaccactgaggcggTTATGTCTACATTAGGTGTATTTTTTCAAACGCCGCAAAGCTAAATGTATTTCCCGTGAAATTTCCCCCTAACCCGTTATGTTATTTTGCCATAACAACCCTGGAAATGATGTTTTTATGTTCAATAATAATCACAACCATCGCAACACAATCACTTGTTTCCCGCTCAATTCACCGGCCGCCATTTTGCTAACCCTTCGGCGGGAAAATTACGGCGTTCAACAAGTGTAGTGATGTGCTTAGTACAAAGATATCGATGAACCACACACTTGTGaaccctactttggttaggacattacaagctgattaccaaaagtaagatgatccgtgctttggtaCGTTAAGCTGCTGGTCCCGGTTCTTCTTCttcgggttgtgaggtggattgccaaccccatcaaccctggtgtcagagttcttattgagccgccataggcctctgacagaactcatgtaacgactacgtacttacatcagtaagtagtaaccgggaccaacggcttaacgtgccttcactgcactggaccacggaggtcggaatcaatataggtggcgctgtacagtCTTTCCTTCGTTtctccttctaatttcattcaatttttgagtataaatgatgtccctttttattacacccaggcacaattacatcttccacccattattattctgatcaaaataaagggaaGCAATAAAGGAATAAAGGGAAGGGAGGCGCttagttttttatatgtattaactgcaaactgtaaccatgtatcagtgtacttgccgttggttgatcaaataaataaatacttaaatataaataggtagcaacataattctatacataatatgaaccaaatatcaagcaacaatttgattttgatttccgtgtggtttctgtcttgtgttaaatgtaatgtacctgtctgtctgtgtctgtgttgtccgggagtaataaatgtttctttctttctttctttcaacaatttttatatatgcctccattacattgtattttgaaataattatgtaaagagTAATGAGAATATAGGTGATTACcacgttaaaactgtacaacgccatctatattgtttttgatgaagGTAGCCTGGATAGTCGTTAACttaccagcgggcctagcaccgtaagcacgcgactctttctcgccgcgacagagatcatctgtctctttctgtgcagtactgcgAGAGAgcgacgggtgacgtatgtcgaggcgagaaagagtcgcgcgcttacggtgctaagcccgcaggtttCATCGACAAAGGCTTTTTGTTCCCTCGTATTTTCATTTGAGCGTACGAACAATAGCAACCACGCGATGCCCCTCTCTTCTCCTATTATGATGAGGACGCTTGATTTTCAACCTTTtccttttgaaaaataaaactgtgaaggataacattgtgaggaaacacATCAATTATGTAACAcgtttatatcccaattggggtaatcagaggtacataaaattcaaattcagattcAATATTGTCTTTaatcaataggtaacatagttacactgtgaatcgtcaatttttacataacgaacgtctcatccgcctaaaactactgcagcttctcaaaacctgtatagccagggaaaagaaactacaagaaaaaccttggcacagggcagtagacgtttttttaaaaaataaacaaaaaatattacctaTTGTTATAATACAATTGactaatttagctgcctaatatcagttctcagacagttaatcatatgcattcatatcttctaaataatcactaaccttataataacctctTTTGTAAATTTTCTGTTTagctactgtcttaaaacagttgaaaggcaaattcagaatgtcaatgggaaacatccatcgcaagatgaacaattACCCACGCTtaaccgagctttttgttagaccaacgtgataggttatttatatatgtatttatttatttaaaaggtacacacaacaggtaTGAATCATGGCATgagaaaataaaaggttacagatgtgggtaataactagattgaaacccaaaacgtgTACACGGCATGGTTAGTAAATTTTGTAACGTGaggttacataaactgcctatatacgtcccactgctgggcacaggcctcccctcaatcgaccggagggggtatggagcatactccaccacgctgctccaacgtGAGGTTAGTTGCAGTTAAATGCGGGAgtagcgctgagggctcgcACTCAGTGTTGACTTCAGCATGTGCTTTTTATACCCGGTATGACTTTTCAGGTCACCTACACAATATGACTGCGAAAATTAATTTCTAGTTCAAAACTCACTTTGGAGCTCAAACGAAAAACGTATATTCGCAGATATCCTATCGAGCCATTTTTAGACCAAGTCAAaggtaaaactaaaaatatgaaGCCTGAATTTTCAATAGGCAGCCTGTTCGGAACACAATCCTTTTTAAATGCAGTATGTACGGACAATCGGGATAAACACAAAGTTCGAGAGTACAAGGGAACTCGTGTGAAGAACAATGAATGGGCAGCAGAGGTCCATATATTCACACCAAAAGACAGTCAGAGCCTTTGTATTTGGGAATTTAATTTTGGCATTGCGATCGCGATGCAAGTCCAACTTTAAAAAGTGTCCCGTTTCGGGCGCCAGTAGTGTTATTGGCGCCCTACGTGGGACTACTTTTCTGTCGTACATTTTTGTAATCGATTTTGTTCGATAATAGGAGTTTGGTTTTGAGAATACTGAGAATAGGAAAATGAAGTAGTGTTTATATTAacaatacagagtgttagtgacatcgtaacgaatgctaagGGGGctggttcagaccatgactctgcgTTAATATCATGATTATTTTGTgggatttttgttattattttagaaaattccacttgatatcaactcagaatcatggaaaAATCATTATGATGTCATAATGTGACAccctgtaaaataataattaataaataagtacgttATGTAACTGTACTTGTTACTTAGAAAATTGAGAGCAGTTGTCTTATTTCGTGACTTGCTACATGGCTGAAATCTCATTCTCTACGCTTATTACAAAACTCGTACAAATGACTTTGTATTACAAAACTCTTCTGCTTGGGCTGATTGTTGTTCGaaactaattaataaatgttaggGTCTTCTAGTGTTCACGTTAGAGCCGCTTGACCCGAACGCCCATGGCATTTTGTCCACTACTTATCTGTTACACCACTGCAACTGCTTATGATTTTCGTCGGCACACATAACTAATTTAAGCATTAATTAATTTCACAATTACGTCGATGTAGTGCCAAGCACACAAACGTTGTTTAGAGGCCGTTCTAAAACATGTAATGGTCAAGAGATGTAGGTTCTAGGTCAAAGAAAGGTTGTGACCAAAATTGCAGTTAAGTACCTGGGTTGTTATACCTGGGGatataaaaaggccacatttaaaCAATTCATCTTAATAGCGATGGTactccagttggaagaacggtCAACTCTTACTGTGGTTCGAACCCCAGCATGGTTTTTGATTTTCGAATTAATATtttgattataaattattatcacgtgatctgtggtgaaggaaaacatcgtcagaATATATATTTCGGTGGTATATGGGCTCTATTCAAGGCTGGTCTTCCCTTGGCAGGTTGGAAGGTTTTTTTGCCCGTCGGTCACACACTCGGTTGTTGAACGAATGATATGGAAGTTTGAATGAGAGCGtgcaatgaatgaatgaacatCGCCGGGTGCtaggggcatagaataaggaataatgctacgtatagaacggcaattctccgctccccaccagcgtctgagctaggtttacctcacccccctcggtcttactttagtcttcaatcgtatgggcgtcagacgtcacacacacacagattcgcgtgtacgataacgtcaatgtacaCATTAACGTGAAGTGTCTACTACAGTAGACACTTCACATATATCAACTCAACGATTATCACAagaaggtgaaggaaaacatagtcaGAAACGTCGTTTTACACGTCTGTGTCTCGTTTTACAGACGTATAAAACGAGGTTtctgacgatgttttccttcaccttctCGTGATAATCgtgatgattatgatgagtAAGTTCTTTATTCTACAAGTATGATAGCATGCTAACTGTAATTCACAAAACATATTTGGAAATACCAACAACAGATAAGATTACTCCAACCAAAGTACTATTTAATAGTTTAATCTATGACGCACTAAGTAATTCGCAATTATTCTCAAATTGTGATAACGAACTGATTTGTTACCTTTGACGTTTTATATTACTCTTCGTTTTGATATAGCTTGACTAATTTGACAACAGGACAGACAATACGATGTATAACCCCCTctctccccccccccctcccgcaccaattcgtatcggcgccgagcttgatttacctcaccccctctgggtcttactttagtgaacatacattacatacatacacaaactcacgccggggtaagcagagactatggaattacatttgcttcgatcctgacacacttctcttgcttcctccacattcatcaatcgtttcatacacgcacgtcagAGTAGACCGTTCtcagaacatctccaatttggaagTTTAGtctaaatatcaaacaacaattatttttatataatgactGAAGTAGATCTACTAAATTTAAATCGATCAATCGACTGAAAAACATCAAATACAGTAGCTACCATCCTAACCGAACGGTGTTCTGccatcgtctgtttttccaactcgttataatatgagagtcttcaaggctagagtgaatagacaattgctaggtaagcgtgatccaacCTAGAGTACATCGTCACTAaccatcagatgagattgtagtcaaacgcgaacctatattatttaaaaataataagaaaagaaGGAAATTATTCTAACAAGACGCCACAGTCcacacacaataataataattggatgATTATGACACTTGTGGATTAAGGCAATGTTTTTTCGCTGCAAAATTCTTCTCGAGTTCAATcgtcatttattttttgtaagtaaatattatttttatcataaccAAAATTTACTTTCGAAATTGCAGTCACGATGCGTCTGGTCCTGCCCGCCATTTTGTTGCTGTCGGCCATCTTGTGCTGCTCCGCGCAGGCGCAATATCCGCGCCCGCGTCGCCCCGAGCGCTTTGACACCGCCGAACAGATCTCCAACTACTTGAAAGAATTGCAGGAGTACTACTCGGTGCACGGACGGGGAAGgtatggatgttttttttttttaatgataataatattctttattgcgttGAAACAATATAGTAGgagtacaataataaataaaatacagcaTGTTCACAGTAGTAGGTACAGTAGGCGTGATACAACTACTGGACGCCGCACCAATTCTTACATCTAGCTGTTActcattcttatttatttatttggatatCGGTATACATGTGTTTATTAAGACATGGTTACAATGGGTTGATCACATGTTACCATACGGTTCAtgatatccatcttagaacttaaTTCATATGAATATTGgccgcgattcctgcagacatcctaattttactttaagttatacctgtcattttcttatccaccgaaaaggaaagggatggatgattgacagctgttttaggaagaatgagtaaattagtgaataacccgggcgaatcaacaAGGtgtgtcgctggtatgcaaaccgtttgacgtatgccgttaacttaattctgtcgggttattagccaatgtaatatttttatagagttgttttagatttgtgcttaaaattgacgtgtgttccatatattttatgcttgttgattactcgtccctttccttttcggcggataagaaaataacagatataacctaaaataaaattggatggtgtctacagaaattagcaccattggaTACAAGTGTGCAAAGTTGACATTGCGAAGAGGTATTATGTTAGCGAGTCTAAATGGCGCCCAAAATGGGTCAAAATAAATGATCTGAATGTTACTGTTGTGTTAAATAATTTTCTATTAGTTACAAATATCTTCAAAAAACCGGTTACCTACACATTTTCTTtccaaatacttaaaaaaaataactaacagcgccatctagcttTTGGTAATAAAACTATTATAAACATGGGTTTACTCTTTTTTGTTCAGCATAATGGCACAAAGTATGTTGTATTTAACTAACATTTAATGCCCCTACTCGACGCTAGATGTCACTGTACTGTGTGTTCCAATATTTTACTACTTTCATTGACAGAGTCCCATTTTGGGCGCCATCAATAAATAATAGCTTTACTATATTTTTCATGTTTAGCTTAATATTTTAATCTTGATAGTATCACTATATTTATTGGGTTCGATTTTCGGTGAGGACCTATCACAATCacttgtgattcctagtttgggtaggatattgcatccgtgcttcggaaggcacgttaagcaaggAAAGTTTTAATTCTGCTTCCATTTCTgacatcattattttttaattttc
The Pectinophora gossypiella chromosome 26, ilPecGoss1.1, whole genome shotgun sequence DNA segment above includes these coding regions:
- the LOC126378559 gene encoding pro-neuropeptide Y-like, with the protein product MRLVLPAILLLSAILCCSAQAQYPRPRRPERFDTAEQISNYLKELQEYYSVHGRGRYGKRQMHIADASVIFRETPFFDHSMNEEGLFKNLGYK